The genomic segment ATCAAGGAATTGATCATCATTATATTGTAGTAGATCCTATTGAAAAATTAGATGTTTTAATGCATTTTTTAAATTCTAGAGAAGGCGAACGTGGAATTATTTTTTGTAAAACCAAAGCTGCTGTAAACAAATTAGCTAAAAATCTAGCCATCAATAAATTTTCGTCAGGAGCCATACACGGCAGTTTATCTCAAGGAATTCGTGACCGAATTATGGGACAATTTCGTGAAGGACATATCAGTATTTTGATTGCAACCGATTTAGCTTCAAGAGGAATTGATGTAGCCGATGTTGCTTTCGTGGTAAATTACCATTTGCCAGATGTTTATGAAGCTTATGTACATCGAAGCGGAAGAACAGCAAGAGCTGGAGCAAAAGGACTTTCATTAACCGTTTTACAAGCAGAAGAAGTTGGAGAAATAGCTGATTTTGAAAAAGAATTAGGAATTCAATTTTCTGAATTTAAAAAACCTACAGTTGCCAGTATTGAAGAAAACAATACATTACTGTGGGCTAAGAAAATTTTTAAAACGAAACCTAATCACGAAGTTGATTCGGAACTTAAAACTAAAGTTAAAACGATTTTTCATCATTTAACTAAGGACGAATTGATTGAAAAATTATTGGCTAATCATTTAAAACAAATGATTACTACTACAGAACAGCCTGTTATAAAGCATAAAAGATAATAATTGTTTCAAGTTGGCTAGATATCGTCCTATTTTATAATAAATATAATTGAACTATAATTTATATTATGTAAAATAGAATATTTAAAAGCTACTAATCAATTAACAAATACTACTCTAAATAAGTTAATAGTATTTTTTATTAACTCTTGTGTTCCCTTCTTAAAATACCTAAATTAGCAATCATAAAAATTATTCCTCACACATTATGAATACTGTTGCAGAACATATTGCTGATTTTTTAAAAAAATATCCGCCGTTTGATAATTTGACTTTTGAAGAATTATCAGAAATAGCGACCAATATTCGTGTTGTTAATTTAGAAAAATACAAGGCTTTATTTCAAATTGATGACAAATTACACGATTGCTTTTATGTTGTAGCTTCTGGGGTAATTCATTTGTCTGTTATAGCTGATGCTGAGGAAACTTTATTGAACAAATGTCACGAAGGGGATATTTTTGGATTGCGTCCATTTTTTGCTAAAAACAATTATATGATGACTGCAAAAGCGCGACAAGAATGTATTGTTTATGCAATACCAATTGCAACTTTTAGACCTTTTGTAGCTAATAATCCGAATGTATTGGATTTTTTGTTGGAAAGTTTCGCAACCAATACTAATAATCCAAACGATAAGAATATTAGAGGTAAATTACTTTCAGATAATGTGGTGTATGCTGACCAGCAATCCTCTGATTTACAGTATTTTCAATCCTTAAATTACAATAGAGTTCCGTTGACAACTTCAGCCGATGCTATCATAATGGATGTAGCAAAAACTATGGCTGAAAACCTTTCTAATAGTATTATTATAACAAATAATAATTTTATTCCTATTGGAATTGTAACTCATACCGATATGAGCACCAAAATTGCAACGGGCCGATTCCCTATTACTGCTACCATTGATAAAATTATGACTAATCCAGTGGTTACTGTAGTAGAAAATATTTCTTTGGCAGAAGCCCAATTAGTTATGTTAAAAAATAACGTAACGCATTTAATTGCAACATCGGATGGAACCAACCAATCTGAGGTCAAAGGAATTATTTCTGAACACGATTTAATTGTTTCTCAAGCCAATAACCCTGGAGTATTAATTAAGCAAATCAAACGAACTCAGTCTGCAGAAGATTTAAAGCAACTTCGCGAAAGATTAACTACTATTATTCAGAGTTCTATCCATAAAAACATTCCGCTTTTTCATATCTATAATATTGCAAGCGAAATTAATTTGGCACTAATCAAACGTTCAGTTGAATTAGCTATTTTGGATCTTGGCTCCCCTCCTGCTCGTTTTGCTTGGTTATGCATTGGTAGCCAAGGCCGTAAAGAACAATTATTACTAACTGATCAAGATAGTATTTTAGTATTTGAAGATGTAGTTCCTGATAAATACAGAGAAGTTAAAGATTATTTCTTAAAATTAGCCAAGCGCTCTACAGCCAACCTAGAAAAAATAGGTTATTCATTATGTCCAAACGGTCATATGGGCAGTAATACTCTTTGGTGTAAATCACTGACTGACTGGACCAATCAATATAACAGTTGGATGAATACTCCAGGTAAAAATAGTAATGACTTGAGTAGTATTTTCTTTGATTACGAAATGGCTTTTGGGGAATCAAAGATTGAGGAAGCAATAGAAAATGTTATTTATAATAATGCCAAAAACAATACATTATTCTTTGATTTTTTAGGTAATGATGCCTTGAGAAATAATGCTCCGCTTAGTTTCTTTAAGAAATTTATTGTTGAAGAAGAAGGGCTAAACAAAGATAAATTTGATATTAAAACGCGTGCCTTACTTCCATTGATTGACAGTGCACGACTTTTTGCATTAAGTTACGGAATTAAAGGGGTTAATAATACCTACTCTCGTTTCAAGCAATTGGCTATTGCAGATCCGCGAAATGCTGAAATTTATATTAATTGTGCAGAAGCCTTTTTAACTTTATCCAAATTTAGAACGGTTGAAGGTTTAAAAAACGAAGATGCTGGACAATATATTAATCTAAACGAATTGAATAAATTAGACAAAGAGCGATTGAAAAATGCACTTGCGCCAATGAGAGAACTAGAAGAGTTAATTAAAGATAAATTCCAACTTACTCAATTTTCATAATTATGTTAGATTGGCTTAAAAATATTACTAAAGAACATCCTGAATTCTGGAAGGAATACCTATCTAAATTTGACCAAAAATCAAACCGATATGTCATTCTTTCTACCGAAAAAACGGGATTAAATCCAGACAAAGACGTTATTCTGTCTTTTGGATGTTTTGGAGTAGTTAATGATAGTTTGCTTATTGGAGATAATTTTGAAGTAGTTCTATTACAATACAAATTTCTGCATGATAATGAACTTTCTAACGAGTTTATTGTAGAAAGTAAACTTCAAAAATTAGGAGAACCCGAAGCAATTCAATCCTTATTACAATATATTGGCAATGCTACTTTAGTTGGATACCGAATTGATACAGATGTAGAAATAATCAATACCGCGTTAGAAAAAATGGATTGTGGAAGGCTTAAAAATGAACCACTTGATCTAGAAATTATGCATTGCAGATTGAATGACATCAATAACAAACAATTCACATTAGACGAATTATGTACTTTGTATAAAGTTCCAATAAGTGACCGAAACTCTGCATCGGAAGAAGCCTATAAAATGGGATTGTTGTTTTTAAAATTAAAATCCAGATTAGGATTAAAATAAAAAAAGGCATTATCAAATGATAATGCCTTTTATAGTTATGACAATCAACTTATAACTTTCCATCCTTTATTTCATCTACAATTTCAGGATTTAACAAAGTGGTGATATCACCAAAATTAGAAAAATCACCTTCAGCAATTTTACGCAAAATTCTACGCATAATTTTTCCGGAACGAGTTTTAGGCAAGCCTGAAACGAACTGGATTTTATCCAACTTAGCAATAGGCCCAATGTGGTCAGAAACGTGTTGATTAATTTCCCTACTTAAGTTATCTCGATCGCGGTACTCTCCTGTTTCTTTCAATATTACAAATCCATATAGGGCATTTCCTTTAATATCGTGTGGAAAGCCTACAATAGCTGATTCAGCCACCGCTGGATGTTCGTTAATTGCGTCTTCAATTGGAGCAGTTCCTAAATTGTGTCCAGAAACAATCACTACATCATCTACACGACCTGTAATTCTATAATAGCCTACCTCGTCACGCAAAGCGCCATCTCCAGTAAAATACTTCCCTGGAAAAGCACTGAAATAGGTTTCTTTATATCGTTGGTGATCTCCCCAAATAGTTCTTGCAATTCCTGGCCAAGGAAATTTGATACACAAACTTCCTACTACTTGATTTCCTTCAATTTCGTTACGTTTATCATCCATCAAAACGGGTTGAATACCTGGCAAAGGAAGTGTTGCATAGGTCGGCTTTGTTGGCGTTACAAAAGCAATTGGTGAAATTAAAATACCACCGGTTTCAGTTTGCCACCAAGTATCTACTACAGGACATTTTTTACCACCCACGTGGTCATTGTACCAGTGCCAAGCCTCTTCATTGATAGGTTCGCCAACAGATCCGATCACTTTTAGTGATTTGAAAGGAAATTTTTGAACATAATCTAAACTTTCTTTCGCTAAAGCACGAATAGCAGTTGGAGCAGTATAAAATTGAGTGACTCTATGTTTTTCAATCACTTCCCAAAAACGACTAAAGTCTGGATACGAAGGAACTCCTTCAAAAATTAAAGTTGTAGCTCCATTTAACAACGGTCCGTATAGAATATACGAATGTCCTGTAATCCAACCAATATCAGCTGTACACCAAAAAATATCATTCTCTTCATAGTTGAAAACATTTTTGAAAGTATAAGCTGTGTAGACCATATACCCAGCTGTAGTATGCACCATACCTTTTGGTTTCCCGGTTGAACCTGAAGTATAAAGAATGAACAAAGGATCTTCAGCATCCATTATTTCGGCAACATTATTGGTCAAAGCATCCTCTAAAAGTGGTTGCAACCATTGGTCACGTCCTTCTTTCATATGAACTGGAGTATTCGTTCTCTTCGCTACTAAAACAGAACTAACGGTTGGACAATTCAATAATGCATCATCAACGATACCTTTCAAATCAATTGTTTTATTACCTCTATACCCACCATCGGAAGTAATGACCATTTTGCATTCAGAATCGTTAATTCTTGAGGCTACTGCCGAAGCAGAAAATCCAGCAAAAACAACAGAGTGAATGGCTCCTATTCTTGCACAAGCTAAAACAGCAACTGCTAATTCTGGAATCATTGGTAAATAAATACAAACACGATCCCCTTTTTTAATACCCTGTTCTCTCAAAACATTGGCCATTTTACCCACTCTTTCGTACAAATCATTATAGGTAATATGCTGCGCTTCTTCAGAAGGATCATTAGGTTCAAAAATGATTGCTGTTTTCTCTCCTCTTTTAGCAAGATGTCTATCGATGCAATTTTTTACAATATTTACTTTAGCTTCGGTGAACCATTTAATATCGGCATTCTCCATATCAAAGTCCACTACCTTGTCCCATTGTTGGTACCAAGTAAAGTTTTCTTCCGCTATTTTTCCCCAGAATTTTCTAGGTTCACGAATGGATTTATTATAATGTTTGAAATATTGTTCAAAATTGTCAATCTTATAGTAACTCATAATTCCTCTATTTTTATAAAACTATTTAATCTATGTATGGTTACAACATTTAAATTTAATATGGGGCTAAATTTTAAAAATCAAATATTGTTCTTCAAATTTAGCAAAAAAATGGTATCCTTTTTTTATTGTAAAACTAAAAAAGCGAGATAGTATAAACTATCTCGCTTTTTACAAACAAAATTCAAAAAACCTAATCAATAGAACTTAGGAATTACATCACTTCACTTTGTTTTAAGTGAAGTAACTGTAATTGGCACTACTTTATATCTGTTAGTCTCAAAATTGCTAACTAATTCAAAATTTGGGATTTATAATGATATAATGCCGATTAATTAACATTAAATGCGTAATTCCTGTAACTGAAATTATACGATTTTTTTCATCGAAGTCATTGATTCTCTTAACCATGCCCCTACTTCTTCAACTGGATGATTACGAATGATGCTGTTCACTTCAATTAATTCTTTATTATCTACACCATTATTACCATTGTTAAATGGACGACCTATCAAATTAGATGGTGCATTTTTAACATAGTCAGCAATTAATGGCTTGCAAGCGTGGTCAAATAAATAACATCCGTATTCTGCAGTATCTGAAATTACACGATTCATTTCAAATAATTTCTTTCTTGCAATAGTATTAGCAATAAGTGGTGTTTCATGTAACGACTCGTAATAAGCTGATTCTTCAATAATTCCAGAATCAGTCATTGCTTCAAAAGCCAATTCAACTCCAGCTTTCACCATCGCAACCATCAATACGCCGTTGTCGTAATATTCTTGCTCAGAGATTTCAACAGCACCTGCTGGTGTTTTTTCGAAATTCGTTTCTCCAGTAGCCGCTCTCCAAGCCAATAAATTTTTATCATCATTAGCCCAGTCTTCCATCATTGTTTTAGAAAAGTGACCAGAAATAATATCATCCATGTGTTTTTGAAACAATGGACGCATGATGACTTTCAATTCTTCTGCAACTTTGAAAGCAGCAATTTTTGCAGGATTGGACAAACGATCCATCATATTAGTGATACCTCCATGTTTTAATCCTTCAGTGATAGTTTCCCATCCGTATTGAATTAATTTAGAAGCATATCCAGCATCTATACCTTCAGCAACCATTTTGTCAAAACATAAAATTGAACCTGTTTGTAATAAACCACAAAGGATAGTTTGTTCTCCCATTAAATCTGATTTTACTTCAGCTACAAAAGAAGAACGTAAAACTCCTGCTCTATGCCCACCAGTTGCAACAGCATAGGCTTTGGCTTGAGCCAAACCTACTCCATTTGGATCATTTTCTGGGTGAACAGCAATTAATGTTGGAACACCAAATCCTCTTTTGTATTCTTCACGAACCTCAGAACCAGGACATTTTGGCGCGCACATAATCACAGTTAAGTCTTTGCGAATTTGCATTCCTTCCTCAACAATATTGAAACCGTGAGAATACGCTAGTGTTGCCCCTTTTTTCATTAACGGCATAATTGCAGTTACAACTGCTGTATGTTGTTTGTCTGGAGTAAGGTTACATACTAAGTCGGCAGTTGGAATTAATTCTTCATAGGTTCCCACTTTAAAACCGTTATCAGAAGCGTTTTTGAACGAAACTCTTTTATCTGCAATAGCTTCAGCACGTAAAGCGTAAGAAATATCTAAACCTGAATCTCTCATATTTAAACCTTGGTTCAAACCTTGAGCTCCACATCCTACGATTACTACTTTTTTACCAGCTAATGCTTGAGTTCCTTCTGCGAATTCTGATTGATCCATGAATTCACAAACTCCTAATTGTTCTAATTGTAATCTTAG from the Flavobacterium ammonificans genome contains:
- a CDS encoding DEAD/DEAH box helicase, translated to MANQFSELGISNPLVEVLTELKIVEPTEIQQKVIPQLLANTTDIVGLAKTGTGKTAAFGLPLLQLIQIEKANIQAVILVPTRELGHQIHTNLEQFSKNINGISIAATCGGIPIKPQIERLKTPTHIVVATPGRLIDLIQRKAINLKDTQFLVLDEADEMVSILKESLDEIVAELPKKHRTFLFSATLPGTIKQLIQNYLSKNVVEISANMETIGNQGIDHHYIVVDPIEKLDVLMHFLNSREGERGIIFCKTKAAVNKLAKNLAINKFSSGAIHGSLSQGIRDRIMGQFREGHISILIATDLASRGIDVADVAFVVNYHLPDVYEAYVHRSGRTARAGAKGLSLTVLQAEEVGEIADFEKELGIQFSEFKKPTVASIEENNTLLWAKKIFKTKPNHEVDSELKTKVKTIFHHLTKDELIEKLLANHLKQMITTTEQPVIKHKR
- the acs gene encoding acetate--CoA ligase, encoding MSYYKIDNFEQYFKHYNKSIREPRKFWGKIAEENFTWYQQWDKVVDFDMENADIKWFTEAKVNIVKNCIDRHLAKRGEKTAIIFEPNDPSEEAQHITYNDLYERVGKMANVLREQGIKKGDRVCIYLPMIPELAVAVLACARIGAIHSVVFAGFSASAVASRINDSECKMVITSDGGYRGNKTIDLKGIVDDALLNCPTVSSVLVAKRTNTPVHMKEGRDQWLQPLLEDALTNNVAEIMDAEDPLFILYTSGSTGKPKGMVHTTAGYMVYTAYTFKNVFNYEENDIFWCTADIGWITGHSYILYGPLLNGATTLIFEGVPSYPDFSRFWEVIEKHRVTQFYTAPTAIRALAKESLDYVQKFPFKSLKVIGSVGEPINEEAWHWYNDHVGGKKCPVVDTWWQTETGGILISPIAFVTPTKPTYATLPLPGIQPVLMDDKRNEIEGNQVVGSLCIKFPWPGIARTIWGDHQRYKETYFSAFPGKYFTGDGALRDEVGYYRITGRVDDVVIVSGHNLGTAPIEDAINEHPAVAESAIVGFPHDIKGNALYGFVILKETGEYRDRDNLSREINQHVSDHIGPIAKLDKIQFVSGLPKTRSGKIMRRILRKIAEGDFSNFGDITTLLNPEIVDEIKDGKL
- a CDS encoding exonuclease domain-containing protein, which gives rise to MLDWLKNITKEHPEFWKEYLSKFDQKSNRYVILSTEKTGLNPDKDVILSFGCFGVVNDSLLIGDNFEVVLLQYKFLHDNELSNEFIVESKLQKLGEPEAIQSLLQYIGNATLVGYRIDTDVEIINTALEKMDCGRLKNEPLDLEIMHCRLNDINNKQFTLDELCTLYKVPISDRNSASEEAYKMGLLFLKLKSRLGLK
- the ilvC gene encoding ketol-acid reductoisomerase, encoding MANYFNSLPLRLQLEQLGVCEFMDQSEFAEGTQALAGKKVVIVGCGAQGLNQGLNMRDSGLDISYALRAEAIADKRVSFKNASDNGFKVGTYEELIPTADLVCNLTPDKQHTAVVTAIMPLMKKGATLAYSHGFNIVEEGMQIRKDLTVIMCAPKCPGSEVREEYKRGFGVPTLIAVHPENDPNGVGLAQAKAYAVATGGHRAGVLRSSFVAEVKSDLMGEQTILCGLLQTGSILCFDKMVAEGIDAGYASKLIQYGWETITEGLKHGGITNMMDRLSNPAKIAAFKVAEELKVIMRPLFQKHMDDIISGHFSKTMMEDWANDDKNLLAWRAATGETNFEKTPAGAVEISEQEYYDNGVLMVAMVKAGVELAFEAMTDSGIIEESAYYESLHETPLIANTIARKKLFEMNRVISDTAEYGCYLFDHACKPLIADYVKNAPSNLIGRPFNNGNNGVDNKELIEVNSIIRNHPVEEVGAWLRESMTSMKKIV
- a CDS encoding DUF294 nucleotidyltransferase-like domain-containing protein, translated to MNTVAEHIADFLKKYPPFDNLTFEELSEIATNIRVVNLEKYKALFQIDDKLHDCFYVVASGVIHLSVIADAEETLLNKCHEGDIFGLRPFFAKNNYMMTAKARQECIVYAIPIATFRPFVANNPNVLDFLLESFATNTNNPNDKNIRGKLLSDNVVYADQQSSDLQYFQSLNYNRVPLTTSADAIIMDVAKTMAENLSNSIIITNNNFIPIGIVTHTDMSTKIATGRFPITATIDKIMTNPVVTVVENISLAEAQLVMLKNNVTHLIATSDGTNQSEVKGIISEHDLIVSQANNPGVLIKQIKRTQSAEDLKQLRERLTTIIQSSIHKNIPLFHIYNIASEINLALIKRSVELAILDLGSPPARFAWLCIGSQGRKEQLLLTDQDSILVFEDVVPDKYREVKDYFLKLAKRSTANLEKIGYSLCPNGHMGSNTLWCKSLTDWTNQYNSWMNTPGKNSNDLSSIFFDYEMAFGESKIEEAIENVIYNNAKNNTLFFDFLGNDALRNNAPLSFFKKFIVEEEGLNKDKFDIKTRALLPLIDSARLFALSYGIKGVNNTYSRFKQLAIADPRNAEIYINCAEAFLTLSKFRTVEGLKNEDAGQYINLNELNKLDKERLKNALAPMRELEELIKDKFQLTQFS